In Mucilaginibacter auburnensis, the genomic stretch GGAAAGTTGTTGCATACTCCTAAATATAACAGCATAGCTAATTTGCAGGTTCGTACAGCCGCATTCAAGATAGAAGGGGAGGGAGAACTGTCGGGCAGTATTGAAACCTCATTCAGCGGAACGCAATATGAGAACAGGGAAGAACTGATGGAAAAATCAGAGACCGAGCGTCTTAAACTTGTGCCGCGCATTTATGCAATTAATAACCTCGCTGTAAATAAATATGGTTTAACACAAAGTAAAACAGATAAGCCACTTACTAAAGAGGTATTGAGCTTTTCTGCACCGTCTTATGCTTCAACTGTTGAGGATAAGCTGATTTTTTTGATCAATGCTATTAATCGTACCGGGAGGGCGCCGGCTGAGCTGCGCACACGGTTAACAAATTTATATATTAATGATGGGTATGCAGATGAGGATGAAATAGTTTACACATTGCCTGCTGATAATTATCGTAGCGAGAAAATGCCTTTGAATGTTTCTATAACCAGGCCTTTTGGTAGTTATAATGCTACAATGGAACTTAAAGGACAGCAATTAGTGTATCATAGAAAAATTACGCTTTTAGCCGGGACTTACGATAAAGCACTATATAATGACTTTGTTGACTTTTATCGCAGGGTTGCAGATGCAGATGCTTACAGCGCCGTGCTCAGCAAAAAATGATCAGCTGAATATCCAGATACCCAGCGCAATGCCAACTATCATAATTACATAAAGCATTATCTCATTTACAGCGAAGCGCTTATATTTTGTCCAGAAAGAATAGTCTTCTTTTTGCTTACTCATAACAACGCAAAGGTACTAATTGCCAGCTTTTAAATGCACAATCTGATTAAGATGATGACGAAGGTGGGCCAGATAGTCTTTTCCTAAATTTTCAACTGTCTGTCCATTGCATTTAGCTTGAAGTCTTTCTACAGGAAATTTGCGCCATACAATTATTATCCGGTGGTTAAGAAGTTGCCATAAAGAGAGCAATTCATCAATGTCTGCCTCATGATAGTGCTGTGCTTTAACCCAATCGTTTTGCAGGTAATTTAGGGTGAAGTCATCATCATAGTTACAACGAACAAAACGATGTAAATTAACAACCGCACTATCTGTTAAATGGCCTATGATTTCAATAGCCGACCATTTTCCTGGTGCTGACCTGTGTTTCCAGTTTACTTCCTTGGAGTGTAACTTAATAAATTCTTCTACCGCTTCACATAAGCGATTTGCTATATCAATCATCAATTGGGTAAAGATGTAATAGCCTGATCTATGTTAATAGAACCCGCCCGGGAAAAGAATTTATAAATGCCGTTATCGCGCAGTCTGGCTACCATAACACCTTTGCGGGTGCTTGCATGTACGAAATATCCGTTTTGCAGATAAACGCCAACATGGCTGAATTGCTTACCATCAAAGTCAAAGAAAACCAGGTCGCCTTCTTTCAGTTCTTCCTCGTATTTTCGTTTAATGATGGTTACCTGTTGAGATGTCATGCGTGGCACTTTAATGCCATAAACCTCCTGCTGCAAAAGTTGAGTAAGCCCCGAGCAATCTATACCATCTTTATCTTGGCCGCCAAATTTATAAGGTGTACCGGCCCATTGTTCAATAAAAGCGTAAAGCCTGCCATTTTGAATGTCTCGGTTTTTGACACCCATCACAGCAGCATATTTCTCGGCAACATCAGCCTGAGGTTCCACAATTTGGCCAGGTTTCCCTTTCATGGCTACTTTGCTGGTGTGGCAGGAAGACAAGACAAGAATGCCAAAAAATAGTATCAGGACGTATTTAATGTAGATGCGCAACTTCATGCCATAAATGTAGTGCCTAAATATAAAGCAAGGATGTCGATATTTTTAACATATTAACATCCCGTAAAACCGTGACACTTAAATCCAATCAGCTTTTTATTAAACGCTGTATTTCGTCAAGTTTCATCAAAGCCTCAACAGGGGTAAGGGTATTAACATCGAGGTTATTAAGAGTGTCGCGTATTTTAACCAGTACCGGGTCGTCAATACTGAACATTTGCATTTGTACAGCTTGCTTTTGCACCTTGCGTATGCTTTCTTTTATATGTTCGCCGCCGGTGCGCTCGTTCTCCAGTTTTTTCAATATCTCATTAGCACGACTCAATACTTTTGGCGGCATCCCAGCCAGTTTGGCTACATGTATACCGAAACTGTGCTCACTGCCGCCGGGTACCAGCTTGCGCAAAAAGATGATCTGGTTGCCAACTTCCTTCACACTCACATTGTAATTTTTAACGCGGTTAAAGCTGTTGCTCAGTTCATTTAACTCGTGGTAGTGGGTAGCAAAAAGTGTTTTAGCTTTTGCTGATGGATGATTGTGCAAAAACTCAGCTATTGACCAGGCTATGGATATACCATCATACGTAGATGTACCCCGACCGATCTCATCCAGTAGTATCAAACTTCTGTCGGAGATGTTGTTGAGGATGCTTGCCGTTTCGTTCATCTCTACCATGAACGTTGACTCGCCTGACGATAGATTGTCTGACGCACCCACGCGGGTAAATATCTTATCTATAATACCCAGCGTAGCCGACTTTGCCGGAACAAAGCAACCCATCTGGGCCATCAATACAATTAGCCCGGTTTGGCGTAACAATGCCGATTTACCCGCCATATTCGGACCTGTTATGATAATGATCTGCTGGCTTTCCGAATCCAGGAAAACATCATTGGTTATGTAGTCTTCACCAACCGGTAGGGTTTTCTCAATAACCGGGTGGCGGCCGCCTTTAATATCTATAACGCGGCTGTCGTTCAGCTGCGGTTTTACGTAGTAGTTTTTGATGGAGATGTCGGCAAAGTTTAACAACACATCCAGGTGTGCTATTAGTTGAGCGTTGAGCTGTACCGGTTTAATAAACTCGGCAACGGCATAGAGCAATTCGTTATAAAGACGAGTTTCAAGCGCGAGTATTTTCTCTTCTGCACCTAATATCTGCTCCTCGTATTCCTTTAGCTCAGGGGTTACATAGCGCTCGGCGTTTACCAGCGTTTGCTTGCGTATCCACTCGGAGGGCACCTTATCGCGATGGACATGGGTTACTTCTAAATAGTACCCAAAAACGTTATTGAATGATACTTTCAAAGAGGGGATCCCTGTTAGTTCCGCTTCCCGTTTCTGTATCTCCAACAGGTATCCTTTGCCACCAAAGGCTATTTTGCGCAGCCTGTCCAATTCCTCATCAATGCCATCATTCATTACCGAGCCTTTTACCAGCATTACCGGAGGCTCGGGGTGCAATTCTCGATTAATGCGCTCACAGATGAGGCCGCAGGGGTTAAGCTGCTCACCAATAGACCTCAGCGGCAAGCTCTCTGATCCCTCGCACATCTTTTTAATGTCGGATATGGCAGTAAGCGCTTTCTTAAGCTGGCATACCTCGCGTGGGTTGGCTTTTTGCAGACCAATCTTTGATATTAGCCGCTCCAGGTCACCGATCTGCCTGATGTGCTGTTGGAGGGTTTCGCGTACTTCTTCGTTGCTTATCAGGTATTCAACTACGCCAAGGCGATCATTGATAGGTTTCAGTTCCTTTAACGGCATTACTATCCAACGGCGCAGCAGTCTGGCGCCCATAGGTGAGCAGGTATTATCCAATACGTCAACCAGCGTGCGGGCATTTTCGCTGTTGGAGCCTATCAACTCCAGGTTACGTACACTGAACCTGTCCAACCATAAATAGCGGTCTTCCTCAATACGACTGATCGACGATATATGCTGCAGGTTACGGTGTTCCGTCTCATTGAGATAGTGTAAGGCTACGCCAGCTGCAACAATGCCCAGGTTAAGTTTTTCAATACCATACCCTTTAAGCGATTTTACACCAAAGTGTTTAAGCATGGTCTCGTAGGCATAGTCACCGCTGTAGGGCCACTCGTCAAGCATGTAGGTGTAGTAGCGGTCGCCGTAGTTTTCCTTGAATTCGGCCTGACGGGTTTTAGGGAAGATCACCTCACTCGGACTAAAGCCTTGCAGCAACTTGTCAATATAGTCGCTGTTGCCTTGCGCGGTGAGGAACTCGCCGGTAGATATATCAATAAATGCAACGCCTATGCTGTTCTTCTCAAAGTATAAGGAAGCCAGGTAGTTATTGCTTTTTTGCTGAAGTATATTATCATTAGTGGATACGCCAGGTGTTACCAACTCGGTAACGCCGCGTTTTACAATACTTTTAGTTGCTTTTGGGTCTTCTAACTGGTCGCAGATGGCTACCCGCTGACCGGCACGTACCAACTTAGGCAGATACGTGTCTAATGAGTGGTGAGGAAAGCCTGCCAGCTCAATATGCGAAGCCGAGCCGTTTGCCCTACGGGTGAGGGTAATGCCCAATATACCCGAGGCCTTAATGGCATCTTCGCCAAAGGTTTCGTAGAAGTCGCCTACGCGAAACAACAGCAATGCGCCGGGATATTTGATCTTAATGGCATTATACTGCTGCATTAAGGGCGTTTCTTTGGTAGCGTCTTTAGCCAAGCGGTTACTCCTTTTTTACTGAACCCGTAAAGTTAATGCATTGCCTTTGCTTTAGCGGCATTGTTGAAAAGTTACATAAATGTGGATTGCAGGCGGTCAAGATTGCGGTTTCGTCTCATCGTCTCACTGCGTATGTGAGACGACTTGAAACGACATTTTTTATAAGTTGCTGATAGTTAATTTTTTAATAAAAATAAGTGAAACGAAAATGAAACGAGTGAACCGATTTTTTAAAATTTTATTGACAATAAATAGTTATAATTACTTATGTAAACCTTTTATTCAGTTGTAATGAAAAAAATTATTATCCTTTGCAGCCTGATCTGTCTTTCTGTTGACGCGTTGCTGGCTCAAACCAAACATGCCTTTTGGGATGACGTGCAAACAATAAAAGCATACGATAAAATATACGCGCCTGCAGAGCATCCAATTGTTTTTATGGGAAGTTCATCTATACGCAGATGGACGGGTTTACAACAGGCATTTGGAAAATACAATGTATTGAACCGGGGAGTAGGGGGAGAGGTAATTGACGATGCTATATATTACCTTGACGATATGGTTTTTGCTTATAAGCCGAGGCAGGTAGTAATATATGTTGGAGAGAACGATATACCTATTGCGAAAAATACGGCAGATTCAATAGTAAATAAAACCGTTAAGCTGTACACCTTGATAAGAGAAAAGCTGCCGGATGTTCCGATTGTTTACATTTCGCTTAAGCCGAGCCCAAGCCGTGAAAAGTATCTGGATAAAACAATTGAGGCGAACCAAAAAATACAGGCGTTTTTGAATAAGGAGAAAAATGTAGTGTTTGTTGATGTTTATAACCTTATGTTAAAAGATGGTAAGTTGCGCCCCGAACTGTTTATAGAAGATCGCTTACACATGAAACCCGAGGGCTACGCAATTTGGGAGAAGGCCTTAAAACGTTATCTGCTAAAGCCTTGAATTTGGTTGGTAATGAGTTCCTCAGGGGTCCCTTTCGGGATACCCTGAGGGGCCCATTACCAACGGCAGGGAGATGCTAATTGTTAGACTACAAGCTTGAATGTAAATGGTCAACTGAAAAATTAACAGGATTTTGCACATCAAATTTCCAGATATAGTCAAGCGTGCTTTTAGCATAAACTTGGCCGTCAACTATTTTTACTTGGTAAAAGGGGGTAGAGCATGTAAAAAAAGCTATCCACAATATTCTATTGGTAGTTAAATCAATTACACTAACAAAACCATCATCACCCCAATTTCCTTCTCCGGCTGTAACTTTAAAGGAATTGTTCTCATTAGTAATGCTCACCAAAGCCGTGCATGAATTCCAGTTTAATTCACCTTGCTCGTTAAGCGAATTAATGGAAGTTTCTGTGTCTTTTGAAATCTTATAATTGATAGGGGTACAATAATTTACCGTTATATCAAATAATTGAATCTTTCCATCAGGAAAAATAACCCCGTTAACTGTGGGACACTGCAAATGAAATTGGAAGTTAGCAATGTCTTGTACCATTATAAAATTTGCTTGAAAAGAGAGTTTATTATAGCAGGTTTAAATTCTGATACTATTTCACCGACGGCACATCATTTGGCGACAGCAGCTTAAACGCCTGCCTTGCATACAGCAGCCATTTATCGCCTTCTTTTTTCCAAACCATTAAAACACCCAGCGCAAGCTTTGCCGGGTCTTTGCCTTTATTCTGAGCCTCGCCATATAGCTTTTGGCGAACAATAGCTGTATTGCCATCAATGTTTACAACTTGTTGGTCGGCAATGTTAATTTGATTAAATCCCCAGTTGCCCGTTGCCAATGAGTCAACAAAGCCGCTTTTGGTCTGCATATCGCCGTTGGAGTGACCATAACTTAAATTATCTGATGTAAGATTATTTAATGAGTCGCGACTACCCGATAGCAGGGCAGCGGTTAGGTCGCTTACCTGTTTTTCAATAA encodes the following:
- a CDS encoding GDSL-type esterase/lipase family protein gives rise to the protein MKKIIILCSLICLSVDALLAQTKHAFWDDVQTIKAYDKIYAPAEHPIVFMGSSSIRRWTGLQQAFGKYNVLNRGVGGEVIDDAIYYLDDMVFAYKPRQVVIYVGENDIPIAKNTADSIVNKTVKLYTLIREKLPDVPIVYISLKPSPSREKYLDKTIEANQKIQAFLNKEKNVVFVDVYNLMLKDGKLRPELFIEDRLHMKPEGYAIWEKALKRYLLKP
- a CDS encoding DinB family protein, with protein sequence MIDIANRLCEAVEEFIKLHSKEVNWKHRSAPGKWSAIEIIGHLTDSAVVNLHRFVRCNYDDDFTLNYLQNDWVKAQHYHEADIDELLSLWQLLNHRIIIVWRKFPVERLQAKCNGQTVENLGKDYLAHLRHHLNQIVHLKAGN
- a CDS encoding C40 family peptidase, whose amino-acid sequence is MKLRIYIKYVLILFFGILVLSSCHTSKVAMKGKPGQIVEPQADVAEKYAAVMGVKNRDIQNGRLYAFIEQWAGTPYKFGGQDKDGIDCSGLTQLLQQEVYGIKVPRMTSQQVTIIKRKYEEELKEGDLVFFDFDGKQFSHVGVYLQNGYFVHASTRKGVMVARLRDNGIYKFFSRAGSINIDQAITSLPN
- a CDS encoding nuclear transport factor 2 family protein, with the protein product MKEFANLLLAVCAFAVAACNQPVKEGSSAAAVDTTAERVVIEKQVSDLTAALLSGSRDSLNNLTSDNLSYGHSNGDMQTKSGFVDSLATGNWGFNQINIADQQVVNIDGNTAIVRQKLYGEAQNKGKDPAKLALGVLMVWKKEGDKWLLYARQAFKLLSPNDVPSVK
- the mutS gene encoding DNA mismatch repair protein MutS, which encodes MAKDATKETPLMQQYNAIKIKYPGALLLFRVGDFYETFGEDAIKASGILGITLTRRANGSASHIELAGFPHHSLDTYLPKLVRAGQRVAICDQLEDPKATKSIVKRGVTELVTPGVSTNDNILQQKSNNYLASLYFEKNSIGVAFIDISTGEFLTAQGNSDYIDKLLQGFSPSEVIFPKTRQAEFKENYGDRYYTYMLDEWPYSGDYAYETMLKHFGVKSLKGYGIEKLNLGIVAAGVALHYLNETEHRNLQHISSISRIEEDRYLWLDRFSVRNLELIGSNSENARTLVDVLDNTCSPMGARLLRRWIVMPLKELKPINDRLGVVEYLISNEEVRETLQQHIRQIGDLERLISKIGLQKANPREVCQLKKALTAISDIKKMCEGSESLPLRSIGEQLNPCGLICERINRELHPEPPVMLVKGSVMNDGIDEELDRLRKIAFGGKGYLLEIQKREAELTGIPSLKVSFNNVFGYYLEVTHVHRDKVPSEWIRKQTLVNAERYVTPELKEYEEQILGAEEKILALETRLYNELLYAVAEFIKPVQLNAQLIAHLDVLLNFADISIKNYYVKPQLNDSRVIDIKGGRHPVIEKTLPVGEDYITNDVFLDSESQQIIIITGPNMAGKSALLRQTGLIVLMAQMGCFVPAKSATLGIIDKIFTRVGASDNLSSGESTFMVEMNETASILNNISDRSLILLDEIGRGTSTYDGISIAWSIAEFLHNHPSAKAKTLFATHYHELNELSNSFNRVKNYNVSVKEVGNQIIFLRKLVPGGSEHSFGIHVAKLAGMPPKVLSRANEILKKLENERTGGEHIKESIRKVQKQAVQMQMFSIDDPVLVKIRDTLNNLDVNTLTPVEALMKLDEIQRLIKS